The Phormidium sp. PBR-2020 DNA segment AACATGAAACGCCGATTGAGGAGTTGTTTGAGGACCAACTCAATTGTGCGGATATGGTGTTACTGACGAAGTGCGATCGCGTGGCGGATGATCGCTATTATCAGATCCGAACTTGGCTAGAGTCTCAGGTTCGCCCGGGGGTGAAGTTAGTTCCCTGTCATCAAGGGGAGATTGAGTCAAGTGTCTTGTTGGGCTTTAATGCCTCTGTCGAAGAGGATTTAGAGAATCGCCCCAGTCATCATGATGGGGAGCATGACCATGATCATGATGATGAGATTAACTCGATTTGTCTGACCTTTGATCAGCCCCTGAACCCCAAGACACTCACCCAGCGACTTCAGGATTTGGTGGAACGGGAGGAAATTTACCGCATTAAAGGCTTTGTCAATGTAGCCAATAAGCCGATGCGGATGGTGTTACAAGGAGTCGGACAACGATTTGAGTCCTTTTTCGATCGCCCCTGGAAGCCGGAAGAACTCCGCCAAACCCGGTTGGTGTTTATCGGCCAAGGGTTGGAACGTGAGCGGTTGGTGTCGGTGTTTGAGGGGTAGGGAAAAAAGGCAACAGGCAACAGGCAACAGGCAAAAGGGGAGAAGAAAGCAACAGGGGATAGGGGGAACCCCATCCCTATTCCTCTCTTCTGCCTCTGTGTCCTCTGTGACTCTGTGGTTTCCCTCTTGCTTCTTGCCCCTTCCCCCTTGCCCCTTCCCTATTTACTCTCAGGATGCTGCCGTTCCTCTGTTTGCTGATCCAAACTGTTGAGGAAGCGAATCATCTGATAGAGGCGGCCGAAGTTCTTTTGGTTGAAGTACAGAGCCAGACGAGGTAGGATGTGCCCCTCCTGCCGTAGTTCTTCGGGCAAGGGAGCCGTCCGCTCAATCTTGCCTCGGGTCAGGATATCCTGATAATCGTCATTGAGACATTGCAGGGCTTCGTCGGATAGGGGAGACTTGAGACGAATGATTAGGCGATCGCCCACATAGCGGCTGGAATGGTAGGTGCGATAAAAATCCCGGATCATCTGACAGGCCGTCTCGACATTGTCGGTGATGCTGTACAGACTTAAATCCTCTTCGCTGATGGTTCCGTTCTCCAGTAAGCAGGTTTTGAGATAGTTTTGCCAACCATACCAATAGTCCCCGCCGGGGCGATCGATGAGAACCAGGGGCGCGGGACCATATTTCCCGGTTTGCATGAGGGTGATCGTCTCAAAGGCTTCGTCCATGGTTCCAAAGCCGCCGGGGAACAGGGCAATGGCATCGCTTTCTTTGAGGAAAAAGAGTTTGCGGGTAAAGAAGTATTTGAAGTCAACCAGCTTCGGATCGTCTTGGATATAAGGATTGGAGGTTTGCTCAAAGGGAAGCTGGATGTTTAAGCCAAAAGAATTTTCTGTTCCCGCGCCCTCGTTGCCTGCCGCCATAATGCCTCCGCCGGCCCCGGTGATGACCATGAAGCCGTATTCAGCTAAGCGGCGAGCAAACTCTCGCGCTAGGTGATATTCTGGGCGATCGCTGGCGGTTCGGGCCGAGCCGAAGATGGCAATCTTACGCACATGACGATAGGGCCTGAAAACTTCTAGGCCCCGTTCCATATCTTTGAGGGAATGGCTGACAATCTTCCAGTCGAGGCGATCGGTGTCGTACTTAGCCAGGTTAACTAGAGTCGAGAGTGAGCGAGAAATCCACTTCCAATGCTCGTGGCTGGGCAGTTCCCCAACTAAATGAGAAATTTCCTGGGAGAGAAACTCGAAATGTTGTTCCGGGGTTGGATCAGGGCCTTGTCCAGGGATCTGTTGAGGAGATGACATAGACTTACATGAATGGAAGCGCAGTATCTTATTTTACAGATTTTTCCATTAAAACAGGTGCTGGGAAACTCCGTTGAGTCTGCCCAGCACCTGGGGTAAGGTGACAAGTCCCTGATAGGAAGGGATAAGGAGCAATCGCTCCCAACACCCTAGAGATACTTTTCGAGGGTGTTCGCCAATGTGGTTTTGGGGACGGCGCCAACGACCATATCCACGCGCTGTCCATCTTTAAAAATCATCAGCGTGGGAATACTGCGAATCCCATATTTGCTGGCTACTTCGGGATTGTCGTCGGTGTTCAGCTTGACGACCTTCACTTTACCCTCATACTGTTGGGCGATCTCTTCAACTACAGGGCCGACCATCCGACAGGGTCCGCACCAAGGGGCCCAAAAGTCAACCAGAACAGGCAGTTCGCTTTCTAAAACGTCGTTTTTAAAGCTGGCGTCTGAAACCTCGGCGGTTGCTGACATACTTCAAAAGTCCTTATCTAATCTTGTGTGCAATGTTGAGCGCAATACTCCCCTGGGACGGGAGTTAGCGAGTGATCACCATAGACTACGCTTCCCCCTAGATTTTACCACAGGGGTTGTCGAGGCTGATGATGGGGACAAGGTTGAGGAAACTGGACTCTTGCGCTGTCGGGCCCCCAAAAAAGAAACCACCCGAACAATCTGTTCGGGCGGAGTGTGGTGTGAGGAGTGAACGGAAACATGTGTCTCCGCTCATTCTATTCTAAGAGATAAATGGCAAACCTGTCTCCTAGAAATTTAACTTTAATCTAAGGACAGTTGTTTTCCTAGACGGGGGGCGATCGCCTCCGACTCCGAGAAACTACTTACCCATTCCCAACTGCTGGGCTTTTTGATAGACCTTTCCTTCGGTTAATAGTGAAGGAGCAATGGCAATTTCCACCTGTTGCATTTCTTGGAGGTTTTTCGCGCCTAGGGTTCCCATACTGGTTTGCAATGCCCCGACGAAGTTATGGGTTCCGTCATCGAGCTGTGCCGGGCCACGTAAAATTTGTTCTAAGGT contains these protein-coding regions:
- the cobW gene encoding cobalamin biosynthesis protein CobW — protein: MPAKLPVTVITGFLGAGKTTLIRHLLQHNQGRRIAVLVNEFGEVGIDGDLLRSCQVCDEDEDSDSNILELANGCLCCTVQEEFLPTMQELLLRRDRLDNIVIETSGLALPKPLVQAFRWQEIRTGATVDGVVTVVDCEAIAEDRLVSDLEALEAQRQADDSLEHETPIEELFEDQLNCADMVLLTKCDRVADDRYYQIRTWLESQVRPGVKLVPCHQGEIESSVLLGFNASVEEDLENRPSHHDGEHDHDHDDEINSICLTFDQPLNPKTLTQRLQDLVEREEIYRIKGFVNVANKPMRMVLQGVGQRFESFFDRPWKPEELRQTRLVFIGQGLERERLVSVFEG
- a CDS encoding LOG family protein codes for the protein MSSPQQIPGQGPDPTPEQHFEFLSQEISHLVGELPSHEHWKWISRSLSTLVNLAKYDTDRLDWKIVSHSLKDMERGLEVFRPYRHVRKIAIFGSARTASDRPEYHLAREFARRLAEYGFMVITGAGGGIMAAGNEGAGTENSFGLNIQLPFEQTSNPYIQDDPKLVDFKYFFTRKLFFLKESDAIALFPGGFGTMDEAFETITLMQTGKYGPAPLVLIDRPGGDYWYGWQNYLKTCLLENGTISEEDLSLYSITDNVETACQMIRDFYRTYHSSRYVGDRLIIRLKSPLSDEALQCLNDDYQDILTRGKIERTAPLPEELRQEGHILPRLALYFNQKNFGRLYQMIRFLNSLDQQTEERQHPESK
- the trxA gene encoding thioredoxin, which codes for MSATAEVSDASFKNDVLESELPVLVDFWAPWCGPCRMVGPVVEEIAQQYEGKVKVVKLNTDDNPEVASKYGIRSIPTLMIFKDGQRVDMVVGAVPKTTLANTLEKYL